From a region of the Leptospira kmetyi serovar Malaysia str. Bejo-Iso9 genome:
- the atpD gene encoding F0F1 ATP synthase subunit beta, translating to MNKGKIKQIIGSVLDIEFENGELPEIYNALEIEGIVSGKKETIIAEVQTHIGGKAVRAIALSSTDGLIRGQEVTNTGKPISVPVGDATLGRIFNVLGKTIDEGPAITVKETRPIHRPAPAFDELTSKTEVFETGIKVIDLLAPYIKGGKTGLFGGAGVGKTVLIQELINNIAKQHGGFSVFAGVGERTREGNDLWREMKESGVIDKTVLCYGQMNEPPGARLRVALSALTMAEHFRDSIGTDVLLFVDNIFRFSQAGSEVSALLGRMPSAVGYQPTLSTEMGALQERITSTKKGSITSVQAIYVPADDLTDPAPANAFAHLDATTVLSRAISDKGIYPAVDPLDSTSRVMNAQVLGEEHYTVAREVQRILQRYKDLQDIIAILGMDELSEDDKVLVARARKIEKFLSQPFHVAEVFTGAPGKYVKLADTVRSFKEVISGNYDHLPEQAFYMVGSIDDAIEKAKGYKG from the coding sequence ATGAATAAAGGTAAAATCAAACAGATCATCGGATCCGTATTGGACATCGAGTTCGAAAACGGAGAACTTCCCGAAATTTATAACGCGTTGGAAATCGAAGGAATCGTTTCCGGAAAAAAAGAAACCATCATCGCGGAAGTGCAAACACATATCGGCGGTAAGGCGGTTCGTGCGATCGCTCTTTCCTCCACGGACGGACTCATCCGCGGTCAAGAAGTGACCAACACCGGAAAGCCGATCAGCGTTCCCGTCGGAGACGCGACTTTGGGAAGAATCTTCAACGTTCTCGGTAAAACGATCGACGAGGGTCCCGCAATCACCGTAAAAGAAACCCGCCCGATTCACAGACCTGCTCCCGCGTTCGACGAACTGACTTCCAAAACCGAAGTCTTCGAAACCGGAATCAAGGTCATCGATCTTCTCGCTCCTTACATCAAAGGTGGAAAGACCGGACTTTTCGGTGGAGCAGGGGTTGGTAAGACGGTTCTCATTCAGGAACTCATCAACAACATCGCAAAACAACACGGTGGATTCTCCGTATTTGCCGGAGTGGGCGAAAGAACCCGCGAAGGAAACGACCTCTGGAGAGAGATGAAAGAATCCGGAGTGATCGACAAGACCGTTCTTTGCTACGGTCAGATGAACGAGCCTCCGGGCGCTCGTCTTCGCGTTGCGTTATCCGCTCTTACAATGGCGGAACACTTCCGCGATTCGATCGGAACCGACGTTCTTCTGTTCGTGGACAACATCTTCCGATTCTCCCAAGCGGGTTCCGAAGTTTCCGCTCTTTTGGGAAGAATGCCGTCCGCGGTGGGATATCAGCCGACTCTTTCCACCGAAATGGGTGCGCTCCAAGAAAGAATTACATCCACTAAAAAAGGATCGATCACTTCCGTTCAGGCGATTTACGTTCCTGCCGACGACTTGACCGACCCGGCTCCAGCGAACGCGTTCGCGCACTTGGATGCGACTACGGTTCTTTCCCGTGCGATTTCCGATAAAGGGATTTATCCTGCGGTTGACCCGCTCGATTCCACTTCCCGCGTGATGAACGCGCAGGTTCTCGGAGAAGAGCATTACACCGTAGCGCGTGAAGTTCAGAGAATTCTTCAGAGATACAAAGACTTACAAGATATCATCGCGATTCTCGGTATGGACGAACTTTCCGAAGACGACAAGGTTCTCGTTGCGAGAGCGAGAAAGATCGAGAAGTTCCTTTCTCAGCCTTTCCACGTTGCGGAAGTGTTCACGGGAGCTCCCGGAAAATACGTGAAACTCGCGGACACGGTTCGCTCTTTCAAAGAAGTGATTTCCGGAAACTACGATCACCTTCCCGAGCAGGCGTTCTACATGGTCGGATCCATCGACGACGCGATCGAGAAAGCGAAAGGATACAAAGGATAA
- the atpG gene encoding ATP synthase F1 subunit gamma gives MATPREIKKRITSVKNTRKITRTMEMVSTAKSKKISDRVNASHPFSNKIKELVSSLASLGGVVHSPFLRRPDKIKTVALLVITANRGLCGGYNSNVNRLAKAKVAEWKKAGVNVRLFIVGKKGISFFKFAGEKAEKTYTHLDDKSGYKEAEEFANLFLELFAKEEVDAVEIVSTVYYSSASQKPEVTRVLPFEVAKEGSVSDMIAYEPSPETVLESLLPLVVKTAFLKAILEANCSEQIARRIAMKSATDAASEMIKLLTRGYNRVRQAKITQEISEIVAGADSLN, from the coding sequence TTGGCAACTCCAAGGGAAATAAAAAAAAGAATCACCTCGGTCAAGAACACGAGAAAGATCACCCGGACGATGGAAATGGTTTCAACGGCCAAGTCCAAAAAGATCAGCGACCGGGTAAACGCGTCTCATCCTTTTTCCAACAAGATTAAGGAACTCGTGTCTTCTCTTGCGTCTCTGGGAGGAGTGGTGCATAGCCCCTTCCTCAGAAGACCGGACAAGATCAAAACCGTCGCGCTTCTCGTCATCACCGCAAATCGCGGTCTTTGCGGAGGATACAACTCCAACGTAAACCGACTCGCAAAAGCGAAGGTGGCGGAATGGAAAAAGGCGGGCGTGAACGTTCGACTTTTTATCGTAGGAAAGAAGGGGATCTCCTTCTTTAAATTCGCCGGTGAAAAAGCGGAAAAAACCTACACACATCTCGACGACAAGTCCGGATATAAGGAAGCCGAAGAATTCGCGAATCTCTTCTTGGAACTTTTCGCCAAGGAAGAAGTGGACGCGGTCGAGATCGTATCGACCGTCTATTATTCTTCCGCGTCTCAAAAGCCGGAAGTAACGAGAGTTCTTCCGTTCGAAGTTGCAAAAGAAGGAAGCGTAAGCGACATGATCGCGTATGAACCGAGCCCGGAAACGGTGCTTGAGTCTCTGCTTCCTCTTGTCGTAAAGACCGCATTCTTAAAGGCGATTCTCGAAGCGAATTGTTCGGAACAAATCGCAAGAAGAATCGCGATGAAGTCCGCGACCGACGCGGCTTCGGAAATGATCAAACTGCTCACTCGCGGATACAACCGCGTAAGACAGGCAAAAATCACTCAGGAAATTTCCGAGATTGTTGCCGGAGCGGATTCACTGAACTAA
- the atpA gene encoding F0F1 ATP synthase subunit alpha, whose protein sequence is MKIKTDEITSVLKQEILNYKKDLSVEEVGTVLEIGDGIARVYGLKNVMSGEMVEFQNGIFGQAFNLEDNSVGVVVYGNYLEIQEGFSVKRTNRILEVPVGPELLGRVVNPLGEPLDGKGPINAKLTRPVESPAPGIAMRQPVGEPMQTGIKAIDAMIPVGRGQRELIIGDRGTGKTSIALDTIINQKGTGVICVYVAIGQKASTVASTVEMLRNKGALEYTIVVSATAAEPAPLQYIAPYSGCSMAEYFMYNEKKATLVVYDDLSKQAVAYRQMSLLLRRPPGREAYPGDVFYLHSRLLERAAKLDDKYGAGSLTALPIIETQEGEVSAYIPTNVISITDGQIYLQSNLFASGNRPAVDVGISVSRVGSAAQIKAMKQVAGKMKLELAQFRDLEAFAQLGTELDPATQAQLDRGNRIVQMLKQPVSSPFPVEEQVVEIFAVTRGFMDKIPVAKVQEYGKYLLTTIKEKYSEVLDAIRKEKKISDEEKLGEVLSAIAEEYLRKH, encoded by the coding sequence ATGAAAATTAAAACAGACGAGATTACGTCCGTTCTCAAACAGGAAATTTTAAATTATAAGAAAGACCTCAGCGTAGAAGAAGTCGGAACGGTCCTCGAGATCGGAGACGGTATCGCTCGGGTTTACGGACTCAAAAACGTGATGTCCGGCGAGATGGTCGAATTCCAAAACGGAATCTTCGGTCAGGCGTTCAACCTCGAAGACAACTCCGTGGGTGTGGTCGTTTACGGAAATTACCTCGAAATCCAAGAAGGATTCAGCGTAAAAAGAACGAACCGGATTCTCGAAGTTCCGGTTGGTCCGGAACTTCTCGGCCGCGTAGTAAACCCGTTAGGTGAACCACTCGACGGAAAAGGTCCGATCAACGCGAAACTTACAAGACCCGTTGAATCTCCCGCTCCCGGTATCGCGATGAGACAACCCGTCGGCGAGCCGATGCAAACCGGAATCAAAGCGATCGACGCGATGATCCCAGTCGGACGCGGACAAAGAGAGCTCATCATCGGCGACCGTGGAACCGGAAAAACTTCCATCGCACTCGATACGATCATCAACCAAAAAGGAACCGGAGTGATCTGCGTTTACGTTGCGATCGGTCAGAAAGCTTCTACCGTAGCTTCTACGGTTGAGATGCTTAGAAACAAAGGCGCACTCGAATATACGATCGTGGTTTCCGCAACCGCTGCCGAACCCGCTCCGCTTCAATACATCGCTCCTTATTCGGGATGTAGTATGGCGGAATACTTTATGTATAACGAAAAGAAAGCTACTCTCGTAGTTTACGATGACCTTTCTAAACAAGCGGTTGCCTATCGTCAGATGTCCCTTCTGCTTCGTCGTCCTCCGGGTCGTGAAGCTTATCCTGGAGACGTATTCTATCTTCACTCCAGACTTCTCGAAAGAGCGGCGAAACTCGACGACAAATACGGCGCTGGTTCTTTGACCGCGCTTCCGATCATCGAGACGCAAGAAGGCGAGGTTTCAGCATACATTCCTACGAACGTGATTTCGATTACCGACGGACAGATTTATCTTCAATCCAACTTGTTCGCATCCGGTAACCGTCCCGCGGTAGACGTGGGGATTTCGGTTTCACGGGTCGGATCTGCGGCGCAGATCAAAGCGATGAAACAAGTCGCCGGTAAGATGAAACTCGAACTCGCTCAGTTCCGCGACTTGGAAGCGTTCGCTCAGCTCGGAACCGAACTCGACCCTGCAACCCAAGCACAGTTGGATCGCGGTAACAGAATCGTTCAGATGTTGAAACAGCCCGTATCTTCTCCGTTTCCGGTGGAAGAACAAGTTGTGGAAATCTTCGCGGTAACCCGCGGTTTTATGGATAAGATTCCTGTCGCGAAGGTTCAAGAATACGGAAAGTATCTCCTAACAACGATTAAAGAGAAATACTCCGAAGTATTGGATGCAATCCGCAAAGAAAAGAAAATCTCCGACGAAGAAAAACTCGGGGAAGTTTTGAGCGCGATCGCTGAAGAATATTTAAGAAAGCACTGA
- the atpH gene encoding ATP synthase F1 subunit delta: protein MNDSGVSKIYASALLGASSAPEEVEQELADLVQLLFQEEKIRNFFLSPTVTVEEKEAILVKNLRGKVSEITLNFLGVLLNKGRFISFPEIQKQFTEELDKKKGRVRAQVRSYPSLEPSQITKLGSILSEKFKSEFILEVSEDKSLLGGFVVQFNDLKIEKSIASQLKEIKKAMLEKKLPVGAIYEN, encoded by the coding sequence ATGAACGACTCCGGTGTCTCGAAAATATACGCGTCTGCGCTTTTAGGAGCAAGTTCCGCTCCGGAAGAAGTGGAACAAGAACTCGCGGATTTAGTTCAGCTTCTCTTTCAAGAGGAAAAGATCAGGAATTTCTTTCTTTCTCCCACGGTAACCGTGGAAGAGAAAGAAGCGATTCTTGTAAAAAATCTCCGGGGGAAGGTTTCAGAGATCACTTTGAATTTTCTCGGAGTGCTTTTAAACAAGGGAAGATTTATCAGTTTTCCCGAAATTCAAAAGCAGTTTACGGAAGAGCTGGATAAGAAGAAAGGAAGAGTTCGCGCGCAAGTAAGAAGTTATCCTTCTTTAGAACCTTCTCAAATCACCAAACTCGGATCCATACTTTCGGAAAAGTTCAAATCGGAATTCATCCTGGAAGTCTCGGAAGATAAGTCTCTTCTGGGCGGATTTGTCGTACAATTCAATGACTTAAAAATCGAAAAGTCAATCGCTTCCCAGCTCAAGGAAATCAAGAAAGCCATGCTGGAAAAGAAATTACCGGTTGGAGCCATCTATGAAAATTAA
- a CDS encoding F0F1 ATP synthase subunit B, with the protein MVLLAAKGLSLLDVNPGLVVWTLVTFLVVVLVLKKFAWDVILNALDERAETVQNDIKKASELRSEAEALLKDYEARLNSAKDEANAIVAEAKSDALKLKNKLLEETNQEVKAQKDQAVKEIELAKGKALEQLQAQMVDMTISVASKVLEKQLKSEDYKAFVENELEKLKKLSA; encoded by the coding sequence TTGGTACTCTTAGCTGCTAAGGGATTAAGCCTCCTAGATGTAAACCCGGGTCTGGTAGTCTGGACTCTGGTTACCTTTCTAGTTGTAGTCTTAGTTCTGAAAAAGTTTGCCTGGGATGTAATTCTGAATGCTCTCGACGAAAGAGCTGAAACCGTTCAGAACGATATCAAAAAGGCCTCAGAACTCCGTTCGGAAGCGGAAGCTCTTCTGAAGGATTACGAAGCTAGGTTGAACTCTGCGAAAGATGAGGCGAACGCGATCGTCGCTGAAGCCAAATCCGATGCTCTGAAACTGAAGAACAAACTCTTGGAAGAAACCAACCAAGAAGTGAAAGCTCAGAAAGATCAGGCAGTGAAAGAGATCGAACTCGCTAAAGGAAAGGCTCTGGAACAACTCCAAGCGCAGATGGTCGATATGACGATCTCCGTCGCGAGTAAGGTTCTGGAAAAACAACTTAAAAGCGAAGACTACAAAGCTTTCGTTGAAAACGAACTAGAAAAACTCAAAAAACTGAGCGCATAA
- a CDS encoding ATP synthase F0 subunit C, whose product MEFGLGYIGVGIAAGVAILGAALGIGRIGGSATEGISRQPEAGGKIQTAMIIAAALIEGAALFALVIAFQAAGTLNEGLKATVANQTKASAPAATEEKGK is encoded by the coding sequence ATGGAATTTGGATTAGGATATATTGGTGTAGGAATCGCAGCAGGAGTCGCAATTCTCGGCGCGGCTCTCGGAATCGGAAGAATCGGTGGATCCGCTACGGAAGGGATCTCAAGACAACCGGAAGCAGGTGGAAAGATCCAAACTGCTATGATTATCGCCGCAGCTCTTATCGAAGGTGCCGCTCTGTTCGCTCTCGTGATCGCTTTCCAAGCTGCGGGAACTCTGAACGAAGGTCTGAAAGCTACTGTTGCTAACCAAACAAAAGCTTCTGCACCTGCTGCAACCGAAGAAAAAGGAAAGTAA
- the atpB gene encoding F0F1 ATP synthase subunit A, whose translation MVLNKTSFMTKKFIFFALLIVLFQLPIFASEESSHEAAFDLNEVIVHHLMDNAEFPLNFGGVQVFEGENGFDPSSSSIFTDHETGKRFHYVGGFDMHITKRVTMMWIVAFLLFIIFIPAAKIIARNPLKVQSRFANTVEVFVNFLRKDIVDESMHGHGHGYYHYIFTLFFFILFCNLMGLVPSVGELLVVGKDFGILAGTKLGIFTPVPETLVHHAAHSSHEAPFLAKIWSGITVTGDISVTMTLALLTMFLIYSAGFIYQGPKFIWHSVPNGVPLPLYLIMWPLEFIVSPMAKTFALTVRLLANMTAGHVIILALMGFIFQFQSWGIVPVSVIGSGLIYVLEIFVAFLQAYIFVLLTSLFVGLSMHRH comes from the coding sequence ATGGTTCTAAACAAGACTTCTTTTATGACAAAAAAGTTTATCTTCTTTGCGCTCTTAATCGTATTATTTCAACTTCCAATATTTGCATCGGAGGAATCTTCTCACGAAGCTGCCTTTGATCTAAATGAAGTGATTGTTCATCACTTGATGGACAACGCGGAATTTCCGCTCAACTTCGGAGGTGTGCAGGTTTTCGAAGGGGAGAATGGTTTCGATCCTTCCTCTTCTTCGATCTTCACCGATCACGAAACCGGAAAACGTTTTCACTATGTCGGCGGTTTCGACATGCACATCACGAAACGAGTCACGATGATGTGGATCGTCGCGTTTCTTCTTTTTATCATCTTTATTCCTGCGGCGAAAATCATCGCAAGAAATCCTTTGAAGGTTCAGTCCCGTTTCGCGAACACCGTGGAAGTTTTCGTAAACTTCTTACGCAAGGACATCGTGGATGAAAGTATGCACGGACACGGTCACGGCTATTACCACTACATCTTCACTTTATTCTTCTTTATTCTTTTTTGTAACCTGATGGGATTGGTTCCTTCCGTCGGAGAATTGCTCGTTGTCGGTAAAGACTTCGGTATTCTTGCGGGAACCAAACTGGGAATTTTCACCCCCGTTCCGGAAACCTTGGTGCATCACGCGGCTCATTCTTCCCATGAAGCTCCGTTTCTGGCGAAGATTTGGAGCGGTATCACGGTAACCGGAGATATTTCCGTTACGATGACTCTCGCGCTTCTTACGATGTTCTTGATCTACTCCGCGGGTTTTATCTATCAAGGACCGAAGTTTATCTGGCATTCCGTTCCGAACGGAGTTCCACTTCCTTTGTATCTGATTATGTGGCCTTTGGAGTTCATCGTTTCTCCGATGGCGAAAACGTTCGCACTCACCGTGCGTCTTTTGGCGAACATGACCGCGGGACACGTTATCATTCTCGCTTTGATGGGATTTATCTTTCAGTTTCAATCTTGGGGAATCGTTCCCGTTTCGGTGATCGGCTCCGGATTGATCTACGTCTTGGAAATCTTCGTGGCTTTCCTTCAGGCGTATATTTTCGTTCTGCTTACTTCCCTTTTCGTGGGATTGAGCATGCATAGGCATTGA
- a CDS encoding TPR end-of-group domain-containing protein codes for MERSEGQERIAAEREWIENLETFRNEDSPELKESLRNFILAETASKFNSYIQQKQWSSAALIAKLYSETIPFLGIGDSAIQGTKTGNLYSSREYFTADLIAYTSASKDFQFLPLIQKMIPNPIGDARLAFNLACLHALQGNKQEMLQYMKMAFFLGKQTVDFEKDEDFNSFRSDPDFIRMIWDGPALDSSLIPPSSKPSVSPRQR; via the coding sequence ATGGAACGAAGCGAAGGACAAGAACGGATCGCCGCGGAAAGAGAATGGATCGAAAACTTGGAAACGTTTCGCAATGAAGATTCTCCCGAACTCAAGGAATCTCTAAGAAATTTTATTCTCGCGGAAACCGCTTCCAAATTTAATTCTTATATTCAACAGAAACAATGGTCGTCCGCCGCTTTGATCGCGAAACTTTATTCGGAAACAATTCCGTTTCTTGGGATCGGCGATAGCGCCATTCAGGGAACCAAAACCGGAAATCTTTATTCTTCCCGAGAATACTTTACGGCGGATCTCATCGCTTATACGAGCGCTAGTAAGGACTTTCAATTTCTTCCTTTGATTCAAAAAATGATTCCGAATCCCATCGGGGACGCGAGGCTCGCTTTCAATCTTGCTTGTTTACACGCGCTTCAAGGGAACAAACAAGAGATGCTTCAATATATGAAGATGGCGTTCTTTTTGGGAAAACAAACCGTGGATTTCGAAAAGGACGAGGATTTCAATTCGTTTCGTTCCGATCCGGATTTTATCCGGATGATTTGGGACGGCCCGGCTTTGGATTCGAGTTTGATTCCACCTTCTTCTAAGCCTTCGGTTTCTCCTCGCCAACGTTAA
- a CDS encoding HigA family addiction module antitoxin — protein MRRGNRRLSLGERNRKKIPNVHPAEILNEEFLLPMKITAYRLAKETKLNPTRISEIIRGKRGITADTALRFSKFFGNSVEFWMGIQDEFEIREERRKIGPELEGIRHYKELIKA, from the coding sequence ATAAGACGTGGAAATCGTAGATTATCATTAGGAGAACGAAACAGGAAAAAGATCCCGAACGTCCATCCAGCTGAAATATTAAACGAAGAGTTTCTGCTTCCGATGAAAATCACCGCGTATAGACTTGCAAAAGAAACAAAACTGAATCCTACACGAATCAGCGAAATCATTCGCGGCAAAAGAGGAATTACCGCGGATACGGCGTTGCGGTTTTCGAAGTTTTTCGGAAACTCGGTGGAATTCTGGATGGGAATCCAAGACGAATTCGAAATCCGGGAGGAACGTCGCAAAATAGGACCGGAATTGGAAGGAATTCGACATTACAAAGAACTGATTAAAGCGTGA
- a CDS encoding AtpZ/AtpI family protein yields the protein MSEKNSESSDPDQDKNKEVRNVPDASGFQKDSKPKEKEVSPWEYAGLGMEFAVIVVGAVYLGNYLDTKFHSSPFGLLGACLLGFSYGIYYIIYRTTLKK from the coding sequence ATGTCCGAAAAGAATTCAGAATCTTCCGATCCGGATCAAGATAAGAATAAGGAAGTTCGGAACGTTCCGGACGCATCCGGATTTCAAAAAGATTCTAAACCGAAAGAAAAGGAAGTTTCTCCTTGGGAATACGCGGGGCTCGGAATGGAGTTCGCGGTTATCGTGGTCGGTGCCGTTTATCTCGGAAATTATCTGGATACGAAATTTCATTCTTCCCCGTTCGGTTTGTTGGGCGCTTGTCTGCTCGGATTTTCGTACGGAATTTATTATATCATCTACAGAACTACTTTGAAGAAATAA
- the lepB gene encoding signal peptidase I produces MNLEPEVKTKDSSPGEESPLSSTFSFILIVILVFAFKSSVLDANNIPSGSMIPTLKIGDFLFVNKMRYSIRMPFTESELFRIDDPKRGDIVTFAPPLRALSLGDSRDGFFAKRYVKRVIGLPGDTIRITSKFLSTKKGNVNYSVIEYKEKGSDTFQGYDPVEVEEGDLLGDLDNLYAPTRSLFLEKKPGFEHYVLEGYEEDRKRLDGYECNFSIGCEIPENQYMVVGDNRDDSHDSRAWGFVKREDILGKALVIYFSINWKDNVCEYKNGKELSEKGPEFAERYQGEELVKNCHPSEIGLVREESRAGWIERTLRYRIWRMEVRWNRIGSILR; encoded by the coding sequence ATGAACCTGGAACCCGAGGTAAAAACAAAAGATTCGTCCCCAGGGGAAGAATCTCCGCTTAGCTCTACTTTTTCCTTTATTCTCATCGTGATCCTGGTATTTGCCTTCAAATCCTCGGTTTTAGACGCGAATAACATTCCCTCGGGATCGATGATTCCCACCTTAAAAATCGGGGATTTTCTATTCGTAAATAAGATGAGATATTCGATTCGAATGCCGTTTACCGAATCCGAACTTTTCCGAATCGACGATCCGAAACGCGGAGACATCGTAACGTTTGCGCCTCCATTGCGCGCTCTGAGCCTCGGAGACAGCAGGGACGGATTCTTTGCAAAACGATACGTAAAACGTGTGATCGGACTTCCGGGCGACACGATCCGAATCACTTCGAAATTTCTTTCCACGAAAAAAGGAAACGTAAACTATTCGGTCATCGAATACAAGGAAAAGGGTTCCGATACGTTTCAAGGATACGATCCGGTCGAAGTGGAAGAAGGGGATTTGCTCGGTGACTTGGACAATCTTTACGCGCCGACGAGATCCTTGTTTTTGGAAAAGAAACCGGGATTCGAACACTACGTTCTCGAAGGATACGAAGAAGACCGCAAACGACTCGACGGTTACGAATGCAATTTTTCGATCGGGTGCGAAATTCCCGAAAATCAATACATGGTCGTCGGGGACAACCGCGACGATTCTCACGATTCCCGCGCTTGGGGATTCGTTAAACGCGAAGACATTCTCGGGAAAGCGCTCGTGATTTATTTTTCCATCAACTGGAAGGACAACGTCTGCGAATATAAAAACGGAAAAGAACTTTCCGAAAAAGGTCCCGAGTTCGCCGAACGATACCAAGGCGAAGAGTTGGTAAAGAATTGTCATCCGTCCGAAATCGGCTTGGTGCGCGAAGAAAGCAGGGCGGGTTGGATCGAACGCACTCTTCGTTATAGAATCTGGAGAATGGAAGTGCGTTGGAATCGGATCGGTTCGATTCTCCGCTGA